The genomic interval ACAGATTCTATATTACAAATAGTTCCTGTAGGACAAAGCCCTTATTCTATCGCAGTAAATGATAGCACTAATAAAATTTATGTAAGCTGTATGTGGGATGGCACGGTATGGGTGCTTGAAGATAAAACAGGGATAGAGGAATCCCCCAATCCCACTCCCCCTTCGACTACGCTCAGGGTAAGTCAAAACCCTTTCTCTAAATCAACAACTATCAGTTATACTGTGGGAGAGGTTTCCCAACCTCGATATGTCTCTCTTAATCTTTACGACATTTCCGGTAGTTGTGTAAAAACTCTCGTAAACGAATCCAAATCCGCCGGGAGTTATAGTATAACCCTAAACTCAAACGAACTAAAAACAGGAATATATTTTGCTACCCTCACAGCAGGGAATTATAGTACAACAAAGAAGTTAATTTTAATGAAGTAGGGAGAGAGTATGAAAAAATTAATTGTATTTATATTTTTACTTATACCAATCTGTAGTTTTACAGTAGAAAACCTACCTGCTGTTAGACAGGTTAAGTCCATTCTACCTGTTCCATTTCTTAACGAAGATGATTGGAACGCTAAACAAGGAACTAAAGCCTTTGACTCCCTTAATGTCTCATTTGTCGGTAATTGGCCATTTGGAATTTCGTACACAGGAGCTTGTGATTCTATACGAGAGTTAGTTTTTTGTAGTTCGGGGGGTGGAGTATATATACTTGATGTTTCAAATCTTACTTCTCCCCAAAAATTATCAGAAATTCGTACAAAAGGTGGAATTTTAGGAATTTTCTACAAACAATTTGATTCTACATTATACATTGCAGGCGGAGAAATAGGGTTAGAAATATGGGATATTAAAAATCCGGCTAATCCTTTGAAGTTAGGATGTTACAACACTCCCGGATATGCCCAGCAAGTAATAGTTGCAGATTCTTATGCTTATGTTGCAGATGGAGATTCGGGGCTAAGAATAATAGATGTAACAAATCCAGGAAATCCACAAGAAAAAGGATGCTATCCAAGCAGTGCCTCCGGGGTGGCAGTGTCAGGTATTTATGCTTATATCGCAGATGAAGATTCTGGTCTTAGAATAATAGATATATCTGATCCGGCAAATTTAAATGAAATAGGATATTTAGATGCATCCGGATATGCTGAAAAAATAGTAGTTTCCGGTTCGTATGCTTATATTACAGGTTGGAAATTAGGAATGGGAATAATAGATATAACAGACCCCTCTAAGCCAATTGAAAAAGGATGTGTAGGAATGTCTTGTCCTTCAAGAGGAATAGCAGTATCAGATTCTTATGCTTATGTTGCAGACGGAGATGCGGGACTGCGAATAATAGATATATCAAATCCGGCAAACCCATACGAGGTAGGAAGCGCAGGTTACGGAAGAGCCTATGGAGTGATGTTAGTGGGTTCTTATGCCTATCTGGTATCCTGGGGAGGGCTTACAATTTTAGATATATCAACTCCGACAAACCCGGGCAAAATCGGATGTTATATTACGCCTTGCATTACTTATAATGTAGCTGTATCAGGTTCTTATGCATATATTACAACCTACTGGGAGACAGGGCTTAGGATAATAGATATCTCTAACTTATCAATTCCACAGGAAGTGGGTTGTTGTACTACATCTTCTGCCAATAAAGTAGTAGTATCCGGTTCTTATGCTTATGTTGCAGATTATGAAGATGGACTTGTAATAATAGACATATCAAATCCTGCAAATCCAACCAAAATTGGAAACTTCAATATACCTGACGGGGCATATGGGGTTGCAGTAGTGGACTCGTATGCTTATGTTGTAAGCGATACTGCAGGACTCAGGATAATAAACATATCCAATCCAATTAACCCCTTTGAAGTGGGGCATTATGATACCCCGGGAAATGCGTATGGAGT from bacterium carries:
- a CDS encoding T9SS type A sorting domain-containing protein, which gives rise to MKKLIVFIFLLIPICSFTVENLPAVRQVKSILPVPFLNEDDWNAKQGTKAFDSLNVSFVGNWPFGISYTGACDSIRELVFCSSGGGVYILDVSNLTSPQKLSEIRTKGGILGIFYKQFDSTLYIAGGEIGLEIWDIKNPANPLKLGCYNTPGYAQQVIVADSYAYVADGDSGLRIIDVTNPGNPQEKGCYPSSASGVAVSGIYAYIADEDSGLRIIDISDPANLNEIGYLDASGYAEKIVVSGSYAYITGWKLGMGIIDITDPSKPIEKGCVGMSCPSRGIAVSDSYAYVADGDAGLRIIDISNPANPYEVGSAGYGRAYGVMLVGSYAYLVSWGGLTILDISTPTNPGKIGCYITPCITYNVAVSGSYAYITTYWETGLRIIDISNLSIPQEVGCCTTSSANKVVVSGSYAYVADYEDGLVIIDISNPANPTKIGNFNIPDGAYGVAVVDSYAYVVSDTAGLRIINISNPINPFEVGHYDTPGNAYGVVVSDSCAYVADDTTGLRIINISNPANPIEIGHCNTPGKAFDVVVSGSYAYIADWVEGLRVIDISNPSNPTEIGYCGTPGSAYGVAISGSYVYVADEDLGGVRVIDISTPTSPQEVGCYDTPGLAYGIASLGAYIYVADGSTGLQIYKNLLYGIEESPTQKSFAVKLLSNPVLSEIKLSLNMKQEKVNFRLFDISGRVVKTFAPTELSRIVNLDVSNLFSGIYFLNISTPNHNECIKVLKLRY